taataaaaagaaaaaaaatatgacaaagaaagaagggaattgctaTCAGGAGTACATGATGGAAATCTTACAATGGTGAATCTGttaggaaagacatctaagaaagtacacaatcttctaattaattacttaagggcaactGGAATAAaggagagaatttaattattatgagtattaatattattgttattattattgataattcttaaaaaaaaaaaattgaaatttgaatattgattttactatttttttatttattttttcctgccaatctgctccacactccagtccagtaagtggcggtaatgcacctataagctggtttgccaaccgccaataaacaccaaagaagaagaagtgtttttAGCTCGTCTGTATGTTTACAGTTATCCCTCTATATACAGTTATCCCTCTATACAGTTATCCCTCTATATACAGTTATCCCTCTATATATACAGCATCCAGAGAGAGTTTAAAAGGTGTTTTATTGAACCACATGAAGACGGTGAAGCTGCTCTGTGTTTGACTACATGGAGACCAAAGCTCTGCTGAACGCGGTTCCTCTTGGACACGTTATTGCCAGCGACAAATGGAGAAACTCGTCTCTCATTCAGAGTTTAAAGggtaattaattattttattccaccGTTTATTCCAACCGTTCAGCATGTAACGTTAACTAATGTCTGTGCTGTTATTTATTCTACGTGGAGACAACAAAAGTACCAAACGCCATTCATAAATATGTCGATTTATGTTTGTTTCGTTTAAATGTAGACAAACAAACCGTGTAGAATATAACTAAACGCCCTGTCTGTTTCAGATACTTCCACTCTTCAATTCGGCTCACATGTCATCACTTTAAAATTGTTTAATAATGTAACTTCTATAAGTTCAAGTACGCTGCTCACCGCCGCTTTAAGCTGTCACAAATGATGAAAaattgacattttacagataaaaaaGCGTTGCTAAGAGGTGCTATCAATGCCGAATTGAAGAGTGTTCACTAAAGTGACGGACTAGCCTCCTaagaataaattatatttttaatattatcgtCTTTTGATGATTAGTGCAGCATTTAATAGGTTTTTGAGTGGAGTTCTGCATGAAAGTCATGCACCCACTAGAACTTGCATTCACAATTGGATATTGTGGAATTTATGGCCTCCTTGATATCTGAACACGTACCTTTATTGAATTATATGTCACTCAGTAGTCagtgcaaattaattaattgttttaagCAAAAGTTGATCAAATTCACTGCTtctgaaatctgaatatttACTGATTTAATTTTAATATGTCAGGTTGGGCTTTGGAAAagtacgttgtttttttttaatctgacattttatggaccaaagGATTAATCAAGACTATAATTTTGAGATTAATCGATAGTAAAAATTATCATTAGGCTTAGTTGCTGCCCTACACCTTTGTTACGTGTGTAGTTGGCCTAAGTTTAGGTTCAGAATTATCATTTAAGTTTGATGTAGTACCTCTTGTGTGTTTCTTTGCTTGCACAATGTACTTTGCATTATTTAAGGTGTGCTTTATGTGGCCTCTAGTATTTGATTTCTTTTATCTTTCTTTGCTCACCAAGAAATGTTTATAAGTCTGTCAAATGCAAAATGCAGCTTGTCTCTGCAGATTGATGAAAGGCAATGCATCTTTTAATGAAAGATTAGGACTTTTATTAGGGCTGTTTATTGACAATAAtgtggcgatacgatacgtatcacgatacaggggttacgattcaaaataataaaatatattgcaatactgtaagcaaggagcgattttttttaaatctaattttaggaaaactttcAGGGTGTATCTTTAcgaatgaaataaagtattgactgagttattCTTTGCATGTTAACTACTAATAACAattatacagtgtttttgagaatcaataccgtattacaaaaaacaaaatattgcgatccttgatattttcttacacagtCTCGATGTAAAAATGCACTCCTGAACAAGCTTTACTTCCACTATAGGTGGAGGTGTGAAAATCCTCTTTGAGAATGAACTGGGCGTGGCAGACTTCCACCTGCCCAACAAAAGTTGCGTCCTGTACGTGTCTGAGTGTGACATCATAGCAGGAAACAGCTACAAGAGGAAGCTGGTTCGCTACAGAAATGTGAGTTTAATGAACGAGACAACAGACAAAGTGGTTTTGCTAAAAGTCTCTCGGTGATGATCTGTCTGATATAAACAGTTTCCCTCCTGTTTTTACAGACCAGCAGTAGTTTCCAGGAGCTGGTGTTGGTGGAGAACACCAGACTCAGTGAGCAGTACTTCGCTGCTGTGCAGAAGTTTGTGGTGTTTGACCTCGGATTGACTCTGCTGCCGGTCAGCGGGCAGACTGAGGCCTCGCAGCTCATCAGTCAGATCGTGAGTAGTGAAGACAAAACAATAAACCTGcaataaaaaacagtttgatttattgattatgtTAAATTTGTTGATTCAACCATTTTAGGCTTATTTTGTCCTGTTATCTGTGTTTCAGTCGGTGTTCCTCTTTGCTAAAACAGTTTTTGTGTTTGACATAAACCCTGATTATTTTTGAGTCTTTCCACTGAAAGGgactctctgtaagaatcagaaattgcttgttaacagtgacacctgtggccgttaaatcaatgacagtcagcgtcctgttactcgcgctcacgcttgtgctcgcactacctAGACATGAGCAAACATCGGTTAAAACAGTTATGGTACATGTcaacagcctccgtcctttccacgcttcccattcgttgtctatgtaagcagccgtgcaatgcattctggtagaaTGGCGGCGTGatttggccgctcctcatttgcgtaaagttgaggtctaggctactttatgcaaatcggGGGCGTCCGGCGTGACTCGCCGCCTCAAGAAACTGCCTAGAAACCTTTAAACTAAAcattgttgatccaaaataaaattTCCTCACCTTCACATCCCTAAGACAAACACAGATCTTTGGTGTAAAAGGCGTAAAGCAGTACACTTAATTGTCTGATGCTGATTTT
The nucleotide sequence above comes from Sebastes fasciatus isolate fSebFas1 chromosome 4, fSebFas1.pri, whole genome shotgun sequence. Encoded proteins:
- the faap24 gene encoding Fanconi anemia core complex-associated protein 24, whose amino-acid sequence is METKALLNAVPLGHVIASDKWRNSSLIQSLKGGGVKILFENELGVADFHLPNKSCVLYVSECDIIAGNSYKRKLVRYRNTSSSFQELVLVENTRLSEQYFAAVQKFVVFDLGLTLLPVSGQTEASQLISQIVHGEGRENPFRRRSSSRLLDPLVLALVQHVPGVGRVKALALLQKFSSIQQLCNAAPAELEPIVGQAAAQQIHSFFHKPTAAGT